A genomic window from Lotus japonicus ecotype B-129 chromosome 1, LjGifu_v1.2 includes:
- the LOC130728741 gene encoding protein S40-5-like: MAKGRKLTTSRSERFLGAYANNHSQAPNDSSELREEDIWSTGDDAGDDVSVWEPDDVADESSGGSAYRRRIHRDVNKNNHHQFGGLSLAFEDPPAGGPVTASARIVHQLRTHDGLASTPRGRHVASSAPMNVPDWSKILRVDSVESLHGADDDLDESELEVVPPHEYLARSRKKAADSVFVGVGRTLKGRDLSRVRDAVWSQTGFNG, encoded by the coding sequence ATGGCGAAAGGTCGCAAGTTGACTACAAGCCGGAGCGAGCGCTTCTTGGGAGCCTACGCCAACAACCACAGCCAAGCCCCCAACGACTCATCCGAGCTCCGGGAAGAGGATATATGGTCCACCGGCGATGATGCCGGCGACGATGTCTCCGTTTGGGAGCCAGACGATGTCGCCGATGAGAGCTCCGGCGGCTCCGCTTACCGACGCCGGATTCACCGGGATGTGAACAAGAACAACCACCACCAATTCGGTGGCCTGTCGCTGGCGTTCGAGGACCCGCCGGCTGGTGGTCCGGTGACGGCGTCGGCGAGGATCGTGCACCAGCTCCGCACGCATGATGGTCTGGCCTCGACGCCGCGAGGACGCCACGTGGCGTCCTCTGCGCCGATGAACGTGCCGGACTGGAGCAAGATACTCCGGGTTGACTCGGTGGAGTCGCTGCACGGCGCGGACGATGATCTCGATGAGAGCGAGTTGGAAGTTGTTCCGCCGCATGAGTACTTGGCGCGCAGCCGTAAGAAGGCGGCGGATTCAGTTTTCGTGGGAGTGGGTCGGACGTTGAAGGGCCGGGACTTGAGCCGGGTTCGTGACGCCGTTTGGAGCCAGACCGGGTTCAACGGCTGA